The Rhizobium sp. NRK18 genomic sequence GGCTGTCGCCTCCGGTGATTTCAAGGTCGAGGTTCCCTATACCGACAACAAGGACGAAATGGGCGAAATGGCCCGGGCCGTCGACGTGTTCAAGCAGAACGGCCAGCAGATCGCACGGCTCAACGCCCAGGAAGCCTCGATGCGCGAGAAGTCCGGCGACCTGCAGTCCAGCATGGCCGGCGTCGTCGAGGCCGCTGCCAATGGCGATTTCTCCGGCCGGATCACCCGGGATTATGGCGACGAGGGCCTCAATGGCTTTGCCGCCGGCATCAACAACCTGGTTGCCGGTTTCGACTCCGGCATGAAGGAAACCCAGCGCGTCATCGCGCATCTGGAAAAGGGCGACCTGACCCAGAACATGGAAGGCCGCTTCAGCGGAGCCTTCGCCGAACTGCAGACCAACCTCAACAGCGCGCTTTCGACGCTCCGGAGCACCATGCAGGACGTTCGCCGCACCGCCGATGCCATCAACGGCAACACGCGGGAGCTGAAGACGGCCGCCGACGACCTGTCGCGCCGCACGGAGCAGCAGGCGGCATCGCTGGAGGAAACCTCGGCAGCGCTCGAGGAGATCACCTCTGTCGTCAAGACCTCGACCGACCGGTCGCAGGAGGCAAGCGGCATGGTGTCCGAGACGACCGCCTTCACCGCCAAGTCGTCCAGCGTCGTCCGCGACGCCATCGAGGCCATGGGCCGCATCGAGGGCGCATCGCAGGAAATCAGCCAGATCATTAACGTCATCGACGAGATCGCCTTCCAGACCAACCTGCTGGCGCTGAATGCCGGTGTCGAAGCGGCACGCGCTGGCGATGCCGGCAAGGGCTTCGCCGTCGTCGCCCAGGAAGTCCGCGAACTGGCCCAGCGTTCGGCGACCGCCGCCAAGGACATCAAGGCGCTGATCAGCAAGTCCGGCACCGAGGTCAAGACCGGCGTCGAGCTCGTGCAGGCCGCCGGCACGGCGCTGACCGAAATCGAAACCCGCGTACGCTCGGTCAATGATCACATCCATTCGATCGCCGTTGCTGCCCGCGAACAGTCGACGGGCCTGACCGAAGTCAACGTCGCCGTCAACCAGATGGACCAGGTCACCCAGCAGAACGCCGCGATGGTGGAAGAGACCTCGGCTGCCACCCACAAGCTCGCCGGCGAGACCGACGGCCTGCTGCAGCTGATCTCGCGCTTCCAGACGGGCGAGGAAACCAGGGCTCCGGCGAACCGCAGCGCGTCCTTCGCACCGGCCGCCCGTCACACGGGCTCGGCAAGCCCGGCGCCCGCCGCTCGCGCCGCAGCACCGGCGCGTCCGGCTCCGGCACGCCCGGCCGTCGCATCGGCAGGCGCAAGGCCGGCGGTATCGCAGCCGCGCAACATGGCCCGCCAGGTCGCCGCAGCCTTCAACGCCGCCCCGGCCGCAAGCGCGGACAACTGGGAAGAGTTCTGATAAAAGCCATTGAAATAAAATGAAAAAATCCCCCGCGTCCGGAACGGTGCGGGGGATTTTCGATTGACACCTGTCAACCCCTGACGCTCACCCCTTCAGGAAGGTGTTGAGCGCCTGGAGTTCGTCCTGACGGATCTCGTGGCCGCCGGCATGCGCCGTCAGCGTGACATCCGCGCCTTGGCCTTCCAGATAGGTCTCAAGGCTTTCCGTCAGCGGCCATGGGCAGATGGGGTCGTGACGACCCGCGGTGATCAGCACCTGCCGTCCGGCAAGGCCGGCATTCGCCGCAGGCGTCCACGGGATCAGCGGATGCAGGAGCGCGGCGCGATCGAAGAGTTCGGGCCTGGTAAACAGCACCGAGGCGAGAATGTTCGCCCCGTTCGAATAGCCGATACCGTAGACGGGGCGGCCCGGATGTGCCGCCTTGTGGGCGGCGACGAAGGCCGCCATCTTCTCCGTGCGGTAGGCGAGGTCTTCCATGTCGTAGACGCCTTCGCCGGTGCGGCGGAAGAAGCGCAGCGCGCCGTGTTCCGACACATCGCCACGCGGCGAAACGATGCCGGCGTCCGGCAGGATCTGCGACAGGAGTTCGGTGAACTGCATTTCGTTGCCGCCCGTGCCGTGAAAGGCAAAGACGAGCGGCGCGTCGCCAACAGGCGCCTTGGTATAAGCGTGATAGGATTGAGCAGTCATAAGCTTGTCCTCCGGCAGGCGGGGCGCCCTGGCCCCGCCGCACGCTAGAGAGAATGATGATCCGGCCTAGTCGGCGATTGGCTTCAGCAGCGCCTCGATCCGGTCGCGGTGCGGCTCGTAGCGGCTCGGCAACTTCAGTGCTTCGCCGAGATGGGCCGTATCCTCGTCACGGTCGAAACCGGGCTCATTGGTGGCGATCTCGAACAGGACGCCACCGGGCGTGCGGAAATAGATCGCCCAGAAGTAATCGCGGTCGATGACAGGGGTTACCTGATAGCCGGTGTCGAGAAGCGCCTTGCGGACTTCCAGCTGCGCCGCGCGGTCTTCCACCGCAAAGGCGATATGATGGACCGATCCGGCGCCCTGGCGGGCAAAGGCTGCTTGCGGCAGGGTCTCGATGTCGATGAAGTCGGCGCCGTTGCCGCCGGGAATGGCGTAACGCGACCATTCGTTCTTCTCGTCGACCTTCTGATAGCCCATGAAGCCGAGCAGTTCGCGGGTGGCGCCCGAATCCTTCAGGCGCATGCTGGCGCCGTGAAAGCCCTGGATCGCCTCGGCCGCGCCGATATCGTCGTGCAGCCAGCCGTCGCGCTTGTCGTTGTCGACTTCGACGAGCGAAAAGCCGTCCTGATCGGGACCGGTAAAACGCAGGCGCTTTTCGCCGAAGACTTCCGTCTCGGTGAGGCCGCCGACGCCGAGCTTTTCAAGCCGTTCGCGCCAGAAGCCAAGAGAACCCTTCGGCACGGCGAAATAGGTTTCGCCGACTTCACCGGCACCGGGACGACCGGCGGCGATGTGCGGGAAGGGGAAATAGGTCATGACCGAGCCCGGCGTGCCGACCTCGTCGCCGTAATAGAGGTGATAGACCTCGGGGGCGTCGAAATTTACGGTCTTCTTGACCCGGCGAAGGCCGAGCTTCTTGGTGAAGAAATCGCTGTTGACCTGCGCATCGGCCGCCATGGAGGTGACGTGGTGCAAGCCCTTGATCTGAGTAAGCATGGCATTGATCCTTCCGTTCGGGCACCAGTCTGGCGCCCTTGTCTGGACAGAAGATGGGGGAGGACCAGCAGAAAGAGAATAGAAATAATATTGACAATATCATTTCAATTTCTGCAATAATAACCAAATGAACGAGCTGAACGACATGCGCGTCTTCCTGGCGGTCGCCAAGGAGCGCAGTTTCGTCGCTGCCGCGCGCGAGCTGTCGATGACCGCGCCGACGGTGACACGTGCCGTGGGGGCGCTGGAAGAGCGGCTCGGCGTGCAGCTTCTGCTAAGGACAACGCGACAAGTGTCGCTGACGGCGGCGGGCGCCGTCTATGCCGCGCGCATCGAGCCGCTGCTGGCAGCCGTTGCCGCCGCCGACGACGAGGTGCGGGCGGAAGCCGGCCACGCCGCCGGGCTGATCCGTCTCAATGCGCCCCTGTCGCTCGGCCAGCGCATCCTGCCGAACGTGATTTCCGGCTTCCGGGTCGAGAATCCCGGCGTTGCCGTCTCCCTGACGCTGACCGACCGCTTCATCGACATCATGTCCGACAGCCACGACCTTGCAGTGCGCATTTCCGAGCCGCCGCGCGACAAGTCGACGATCTGGCGCAAGATCTGTCCGGTGCGCCGCCTGCTGGTGGCATCCCCCGGCTACATTGCCCGCAACGGCATGCCGCAATCGCCGGACGACCTCGATGAATTGGCCTGCATCGCCTATGACGAGGAGGCGCTGTCGGAGACCTGGGAGCTGTCCAGTGGCGGCCGCACGCGGCGGGTGAGGGCAGGGCGGGTGCTCGCCGGCAACAATGGCGAACTGACGGCCAAGCTCGCCGAGAACGGCGAGGGCATCGCGCTGCTGCCGCATTTCATCGTCGAGGAGGCGCTTGCCTCAGGCCATCTCGTTCCCGTCCTTGCCGACTGGCAGGCGCCCGAACTCTGGCTGACCCTTTACTACCCACCCTATGACAAGTTGCCGATGCGGGTCGCCAAATTCTCCGACTTCTTCGAAGCCTACGTCACCACGACCCGCCCGCTGTAAGCCGGCACATCGCTTCTCCTCTGTAGAACTCGCCCTCCCATGTATTGCCATTTGTGTACATTGCTTCACGCAATCGTCATTTTCATGCCTCATTTTCACAAAATTCCAATTGACATTCCGAAGCAAGCGACCATGTTGTGTACAACAACAAAATCCAAGATGTGGAACACAAGCTAAAACGGGAGTTTCCATGACACATAAACTTTTGAAGACCGCCACCGCCGCCGCTGTCATCGCGCTTCTCGGGGCATCTGCCGCCGGCGCCGTGACGCTGAAGGAAATCCAGGATCGCGGCTATGTCCGCATCGCCGTCGCCAATGAAATCCCCTACGGCTTCGTCGATCCGTCGGGCGCCGCCAAGGGCGCCGGGCCGGACGTTGCCGCCGCCATTTTCGAGAAGCTCGGCATCAAGGGCGACGACATCCAGTGGGTGGTCACCAACTTCTCCTCGCTGATCCCCGGCCTGCAGGCCAACCGCTTCGACATGACCGCCGCCGAGATGGCGATCCGTCCGGAGCGCTGCCAGAAGGTCATCTATTCCGAGCCGAACAGCTCCTATGGTGAAGGCCTGCTGGTGGCCGACGGCAACCCGAAAGATGTGCACAGCTATTCCGACTTCGCCAAGGAGGGCATGAAGGTCGCCATCATGGCCGGCGCCGACCAGCTGCACATGCTGCAGTCACTGAAGGTTCCGGAAGGCAACATCGTCACCATCGCCTCGAACTCGGATGCGATCTCGACCGTTTCGACCGGCCGCGCCGATGCCTATGCGGCAACCGGCCTGACGGCGAGCGAGCTTGCCTCGAAGAGCGACAAGGTCGCCATCGTCAAGGATTTCAAGGACCCGGTCGTCGACGGCAAGGAAGTCCGCAGCTGGGGCGGGTTCAACTTCAACACCGACTCCACCGATCTGCGCGACGCCTTCAACAAGGAACTGGCCGCGTTCAAGAAGACCGACGAGTGGAAGAAGATCCTGACGTCTTACGGCTTCACGCCGGCCGATATCGAAGGCTCGACGGCCAAGACGACCGAAGAACTCTGCAAGATGTAGTCGGCTGCACCCGCAGCGAACAATCGCAGATGAACACGATGGACCTCCCCGCGCGGGAGGTCCGCTTCTTCCCCGCATCGAGCCGCCGGAGCGAGCAAAGCCATGCAATGGGTAGACTATCTCGGCCCGCTATCCCAGGGGGCCTGGGTCACGATCCAGCTGACAATCTATTCGACGATCCTCGGCGGCATCTTCTCGTTCCTGTTCGGGATCGGCAAGCTGTCGCACAACTGGATCATCAAGGGCTTCTCGATCGCCTATATCGAGATCTTTCGCGGCACGTCGCTGCTCGTCCAGCTGTTCTGGCTCTATTTCGCACTGCCGGTGGCCGGCGACATGATCGGCCTGGACCTGCGCCTGCCGCCGGTTGCCGCAGGGGTCCTGGCACTGGCGCTGAACATCGGCGCCTATGGCGCGGAAGTGGTGCGCGGCGCCATCCAGTCGGTCAGCCGCAGCCAGTACGAGGCGGCCACGGCGCTGAACTTCACCCGCCGCCAGGCGCTCTGGCGCATTTCGCTGCCGCAGGCGATCCCGGAAATGATGCCGAGCTTCTCCAACCTCGCGGTGCAGAACCTCAAGGACACGGCGCTCGTCTCGCTGATCAGCCTGTCCGATCTGGCGCTGAAGGCTGAGCAGCTGCGCAACTACTACCAGGACTCCACCACGATCTACACGATCATCCTCCTCATGTATTTCGGCATGGCGCTGGTGCTGACCGTGATCATGCGGATCGTCGAGAACGCCGTCGGCCGCTGGCGCGGCGTCGGGAGGGCCTGACATGCTGTTCGGATACCAATGGGACACGATGCATGGCGAATGGGCATTTGCCCTGTCGATCCTGCCCATGCTGCTGCACGGCCTCGTCGTCACCATCGAGGCCTCC encodes the following:
- a CDS encoding methyl-accepting chemotaxis protein, which encodes MKISRKISLIIALMSLITLSVAGMTFYVVQEYNNKLQAYASASTRAFYGEHFNRLVTAVVMEARGIYASPSTDKATKFAEGLRARLDEMQTVIDEWKPMVPDTEKQSFDNLITRFGEFRTFRSETARLGTEVDPKAANEQGNNEANRANRKAFQAEIDAVVNADTAELSAVTASLETFRSTMMMIVAGVSLFGIAVSAAFGIFFARNHLIRPLEKMTDTLKAVASGDFKVEVPYTDNKDEMGEMARAVDVFKQNGQQIARLNAQEASMREKSGDLQSSMAGVVEAAANGDFSGRITRDYGDEGLNGFAAGINNLVAGFDSGMKETQRVIAHLEKGDLTQNMEGRFSGAFAELQTNLNSALSTLRSTMQDVRRTADAINGNTRELKTAADDLSRRTEQQAASLEETSAALEEITSVVKTSTDRSQEASGMVSETTAFTAKSSSVVRDAIEAMGRIEGASQEISQIINVIDEIAFQTNLLALNAGVEAARAGDAGKGFAVVAQEVRELAQRSATAAKDIKALISKSGTEVKTGVELVQAAGTALTEIETRVRSVNDHIHSIAVAAREQSTGLTEVNVAVNQMDQVTQQNAAMVEETSAATHKLAGETDGLLQLISRFQTGEETRAPANRSASFAPAARHTGSASPAPAARAAAPARPAPARPAVASAGARPAVSQPRNMARQVAAAFNAAPAASADNWEEF
- a CDS encoding alpha/beta hydrolase, producing MTAQSYHAYTKAPVGDAPLVFAFHGTGGNEMQFTELLSQILPDAGIVSPRGDVSEHGALRFFRRTGEGVYDMEDLAYRTEKMAAFVAAHKAAHPGRPVYGIGYSNGANILASVLFTRPELFDRAALLHPLIPWTPAANAGLAGRQVLITAGRHDPICPWPLTESLETYLEGQGADVTLTAHAGGHEIRQDELQALNTFLKG
- a CDS encoding VOC family protein; translated protein: MLTQIKGLHHVTSMAADAQVNSDFFTKKLGLRRVKKTVNFDAPEVYHLYYGDEVGTPGSVMTYFPFPHIAAGRPGAGEVGETYFAVPKGSLGFWRERLEKLGVGGLTETEVFGEKRLRFTGPDQDGFSLVEVDNDKRDGWLHDDIGAAEAIQGFHGASMRLKDSGATRELLGFMGYQKVDEKNEWSRYAIPGGNGADFIDIETLPQAAFARQGAGSVHHIAFAVEDRAAQLEVRKALLDTGYQVTPVIDRDYFWAIYFRTPGGVLFEIATNEPGFDRDEDTAHLGEALKLPSRYEPHRDRIEALLKPIAD
- a CDS encoding LysR family transcriptional regulator; the encoded protein is MNELNDMRVFLAVAKERSFVAAARELSMTAPTVTRAVGALEERLGVQLLLRTTRQVSLTAAGAVYAARIEPLLAAVAAADDEVRAEAGHAAGLIRLNAPLSLGQRILPNVISGFRVENPGVAVSLTLTDRFIDIMSDSHDLAVRISEPPRDKSTIWRKICPVRRLLVASPGYIARNGMPQSPDDLDELACIAYDEEALSETWELSSGGRTRRVRAGRVLAGNNGELTAKLAENGEGIALLPHFIVEEALASGHLVPVLADWQAPELWLTLYYPPYDKLPMRVAKFSDFFEAYVTTTRPL
- the ehuB gene encoding ectoine/hydroxyectoine ABC transporter substrate-binding protein EhuB translates to MTHKLLKTATAAAVIALLGASAAGAVTLKEIQDRGYVRIAVANEIPYGFVDPSGAAKGAGPDVAAAIFEKLGIKGDDIQWVVTNFSSLIPGLQANRFDMTAAEMAIRPERCQKVIYSEPNSSYGEGLLVADGNPKDVHSYSDFAKEGMKVAIMAGADQLHMLQSLKVPEGNIVTIASNSDAISTVSTGRADAYAATGLTASELASKSDKVAIVKDFKDPVVDGKEVRSWGGFNFNTDSTDLRDAFNKELAAFKKTDEWKKILTSYGFTPADIEGSTAKTTEELCKM
- the ehuC gene encoding ectoine/hydroxyectoine ABC transporter permease subunit EhuC translates to MQWVDYLGPLSQGAWVTIQLTIYSTILGGIFSFLFGIGKLSHNWIIKGFSIAYIEIFRGTSLLVQLFWLYFALPVAGDMIGLDLRLPPVAAGVLALALNIGAYGAEVVRGAIQSVSRSQYEAATALNFTRRQALWRISLPQAIPEMMPSFSNLAVQNLKDTALVSLISLSDLALKAEQLRNYYQDSTTIYTIILLMYFGMALVLTVIMRIVENAVGRWRGVGRA